In Lathyrus oleraceus cultivar Zhongwan6 chromosome 2, CAAS_Psat_ZW6_1.0, whole genome shotgun sequence, the DNA window AGAAATTTCGGGAAAGATTTATCATACTTCTTTATGATATCACCTAAAGTTGTAGAGGCTTTTGGAAGAATTTCCTTTTCAGGTTTTGAGACTCTTGCTTTAAGGCACAGAGTTGTTGTTTTTCAAAATGATGTTTTCTTCACTTAAACTTGAAAAGTATTTCTGAAGCTCACAATAAGCTTTTGATTTAGATACATGAATCTTCTTTTGTATTTGTTCAGAAGATTATGATATTTTTCCAGAACTTCTGATAAACTAGATTCAAGCTCGGAacgagaaagttcagaaaatacctcttcagaatctGACTCATATTTTGATTCTAATTGAATCGTTTCTACAGGAGCTTCTGCGCAAGCCATCAATGCCATGTTAGCTTGCTCTTCCTCAAAAGTATCTTCTGAAGAATCGGAATCATCCCATGTTTCCATCAGAGCTTTCTTCTTTCCTCTAAAGTTCTTTTTGGGTatgtctttctttaacttgggaaATTCATTCTTGAAGTGGCCAggctccttgcactcaaagcacATGAGTTCTTTTCCAGATCCAGCCTTCTTAGATCCAGAAGTGGACTCATAACGACCACCTGTCCTTCTTTGTCCTATGAATTTGCCTTGCCCTTTCTTCCAGAGTTTGTTAACGCGTCTGAAAAGAAGAGACAATTCTTATTCTTCTTTTGATTTCTCTTCAGACTCTTCATTAGTTTCTTCTTGAAGAGCTTTTGTCTTCTCAGATATTCCTAAAGACTTCAGAACAATATATTTTTTCTTTCTCTCTGGCTCATCTTCCTCGAGTTCAAtctcatgacttcttaaagaactaaccGGTTTTTTAAGAGAAAGTTCTTTAATAGAAgtgttgttcagatcctttgataacttaagagcagttaccataggtctccaaCGCTTAAGTATACTCCTGATGATCTTCTTAACATGATCAGCagtagaataccctttgtccagAATCTTAAGTCCTGCGACAAGAGTTTAAACCCTTGAGAGCATGTTCTCAATAATTTCCTCATTCTCCATCTTGAACGCTTCATATTTTTGAATCAAGGCCAGAGCCTTGGTTTCTTTGACTTGTGTGTTCCCTTCATGCGTCATCCTCAGAGAATCAAATATAGAATTTGCAGTatctctgttggtgatcttttcatactcagtGTATGAAATAGCATTTAGAAAAATGGTTCTtgctttgtgatgattcttatAATCTTTCTTTCGTTGATATGTCATCACTCTTCTTTCAACTTTATTGGCAATTGCATTTACTAGGTGTACATAGACATCAACTACCATATCCCATAGATCAACATCGTGACCTATAAAGAAGCTCTCAATTCTAACATTCCAATAGTCAAATCCACCTCCATCTGGAATATAAGGTTTAGCATTATAATGATCTCTATCATTTGTTTGAGCAACTGGTGGTGGAATATTAGTCATGTATTTCACAATGGATTTTTATCTaacactgttaagtgtttgatatCTTATCAAGACTAGAACCGGTGCTCTGATTCCAATTAaaggtggcaagaaacacaagaaatgagaATTTGAATTGGATTTCTAAAACAAATGctttttcaaaaccaactcaattAAGCAATAACAggaacaagaaaaataacaaaattaTTTGTATACTAGTTTGTTGTTAACGAAGTTACCTCCAGTCCACCATACCAAGGTAATTTTTCCTTCTCAACAatgacttaatccactataaccgAAACTGATTACAGACACCACAAAGATAAGTCGTCTTTGCCTTCTTAAGTCCatctgactaaaacctagtcactcaaggaaataattcaaataactttgagatttacaagtgtgtgtttacaaagaatgcttctaagaaagcagattaACATAAGTTAAATACAATTAATATCTTCACACAATAACGAGCAAAAACTCAATGTGTGTTTATAAAGACTATACACACAAAATATATACTTCAACAAAAGCGTGCGTATGAGCAATATCGTGAGTGTTAGCTTTGTAAAAATAACATAAGCAAGTTCTTAGAGaacaatgcattgttatcatcaaaaataaaagtcagatgcagaaccaaatcttgttcttacaattGTCACAAAAATACGTCTTCTATTTGAACCATTATCGAACCTTCTGATAACCACAATGAATCATAATTTGGAGGCCTCCATATGAATCCATTGAAGCATTTGATCACAATATTCAAACTCTTATTCATTTTTAAAATGACTACCAACATTTACCGCCTTCATAACAACACATTGGACATTCAGAGACACAACTTGTTGGGGACAAACATCGgggtgcaccatatctaatgaAAACAGTTACCACAAAACAGTCAATAAGCGCAACTGCTGTAAACAAAGCTGAAAAATGGACACAAACAAATACCAGAAATGCATTTTCGGGTAAGTTCATACTTGTTCCGGAGATACATTTCTGAAAAAAAACGCTAGTTTTTTAAGACAGAAACAAGGTTAATGTGTGCAATGAGACTCGAAATAAATGATTTTTACATAGAATTTCAACTTTTTTTACTCCCTTGAATGTGATGAACCACAAGATTGAGGATTTGGAGTGAAAATAGGGATTGAGAATGGAAGGGTTTTTTGTGAGAGTTTGTAATGAAAGACAAGTATGACTGTGTGATCATGTAGTTTTGTCTATATCAACAAATTATTCAGAAAATGCATCTGCGGGAAAAACTGACATGCAAAGGTGACAGTAATTTTCAAAATCCCGTCTCAAActttcgaagatgcatctccggaatttTCACTGGACTGATCATTTACGAATATATTTTTGGAAAATTCCATAAATGTATATTCGGTATTAAAAAAAACCTAACTTGTAGGGCGTCACTCAGAATGACCTTCGTTGAATGTATATTTGGTCCGTCTGAAGATGCATCATTGAAAATTAGAGGATATTTTAATATTTTCGTGTAATACTTAAGAAATATATATGATGAATTAAAAAATTCCATTAAGATACATGTAAGTTGAAAGTCCAACATTACTTGAAAAAGTTGGAAGACCCAGTTGTACATAAATACATATTGTAAAGAAATTAAGAACAACTAAGTTTGTTTATGTAGAGATAGGACACATATTCTGTGAATAAAGTTAAGGCTTATGTATTTTTTAACAAGCACAAATGGAAGGGGTGAAAATAAAACAATCATATAAGAAAATTTGGAGTCTCTCAACATAACTATCATCATAGAGGTTCGAATGATCCTCCCCAGATCAACAATTTGATGGTCAAATTTAGAGAGATACCTAAGAATAAAGAAGAAAACTTCAAGAGTCTAACAAAAGTCATGGATGAAGGAAATCTATATAATAAAATAGGATTCCTTCCTCCTTCTCCACCCTCCTCCTTAAATACTTGAGCAAAAGGAAAACAAAACACATCCTTGCTGTTAAAAGCATCCTTTAAGGAGGTCTATATAAAGACATATCCTTGTAGACAAAAGCATGAAACCAAATCATATGATAATAAAATATAGTTAATTGTTTGAGTCATATATACACTTTCTAGCCTTAATTGTAAAAGTGTTTGAGTGCACATCATCTTTGTTACATGTGAAGCGCCAATCAATTACCACCGTTCATCTCAACCAACTCCTTAAACCGCATGCATTAGTTGTCAcaactttatatatatattatatatatataatatatatatatatatatatatatatatatatataatatatatatatatattatatatatatatatatatatattatatatattatatatatatatatatatatatataagaaaatatttttatttccatttaaatttaaatattatCACTCCTCATCAAACATATATAATtgtttaaatttaaattttttttgatcaattttagatcttaatatttattttaaacaTATAATTATAAATATCATATCATAACTAATATCTATCTCTAACTTCATTTAGGATGTCGTGACTGTTTGTCATTATGCATTATTATATAGAAACATTACGTCAATTTGAATATAAAAATATCACGCCTAGATATAAATTCAATAggatataaaaaataaatgattTGATTTACTAAAAAAGGATACAAAGTATATACTCTATGTGGATATGATGAGCCTATTTAGTGCCGCGAACTTAGCAATTGACATTATTAACTTTCCCGCCTATTGGAGAAATAAAGAAAGGACTAAAAAAGATTAGCCCCTTTAATTACTTTATTTTATTCTATTATACTTTACAGTTACTTTGATGCGTGACATGATAATATTGACCCATGGACATTGAAAAAGACAATCACAAACTCTAATGTTGATGTAAATATATTGTCACTGTCTAATAAGGATTAGTTTTACATCTTCAAAATAATCTCTTTCATGAAAATAGAGACTAAAAGTGAacaattttttttagaaattaaaatttaaaactaGTGATTTTGTAACgataaaaaatatatttaactaTTTATTATTTCATTAATTTTATATTATAAGTTGTGTTGAGAAAAAATGACattaaattataaattattttatcataTTAATCCTATTTTTCtaatatatttataaatatttattatttttttaaaaaattatttaaatcATGTTTACATTATTTTATATTCAATTCTTCAATTCATTTCAATTCTTAGattcattatttataaatttaaataataaattttaattaaatattacTCTATTTTATTCAATTCGAGCATATTCTATCCATCCAAACATTCTCTCTGTCTCATAAAACATGAGTCAATTAAATATAATGATTTTTAATTTTCTATACACAAACTAATAAATTATTTGTAGGCATGCAACTAAATAAATCACATATCCTGAAAATTAAAGAAAATTCATAGTCTCAATATGTCATAATTGCTTTCAATATATTTCCATAAATACATTCAAACATTTCACTTAAATCTCATTTAAAAAGGAATCTTACATTCTAGCCTAAATTATTTAAAAAGTATTTATTTATTTAGCTCTTTATTATTTTAACTTTTCTAGAGAGAATCACCGTTTGATCTCCGCGTTAATTGACATTTAATTTAATAGAAAGAATCACCATTCGATCACCGGAACTGCGAGAGAGAATTAAAATTATTAATGTTAAAAAAAACAACACAAACTAGAACATGTAACATTACCCTAGTAAAAAACAACACATGCCAGAACAATGCCAACTTATTCTATCTTCCATTCCCAATATCCTTTTTTCTTCCACCCACATGCAAATCCCAAGCACTTTCTACACACCACTTACTCATCCCAATCAACCAAAACTCAAACTCCAATATTTTAACACAAAAAGTCCAAACAACACCAAAGAACCACCTTTCACACAAACCAGTTattcctctctttctctctctaaATGGCCACTCTAGCAGACATTGGTGTCTCAGCTGCTATCAACATACTCTCAGCTCTTGCTTTCTTGCTAGCATTTGCTTTACTCAGAATTCAACCTATCAATGACAGAATCTATTTCCCAAAATGGTATATCACTGCGGGAAGAACCAACCCAAGAACCTCTGCAAATTTTGTTGGAAAATTTGTCAATCTTAATTTCAAGACTTATTTGACTTTTCTCAATTGGATGCCACAAGCTTTGAGAATGACTGAGACTGAGATTATCAATCATGCTGGTCTTGATTCTGCTGTTTTTCTTAGAATTTATGCTCTTGGGTACTCTTCTTACACTTTTTTCTTAATCATAAAGTTTCAATTTTTATCCCAAATTATCACTCTATGTTGCTTAATTTTTGTTGCAGTTATATTTTCCAGCATAACTCATAATGGGTTAtgaaaaaaatttaattttttttaattgtgTTAAAAAGGTTTAATTTTTAAGGTACATTGTTAAATTGGAATTTTGATTGTTATGCCGTGTAGTTTTCAACTTTCTTTTTAGCTAATGGTAGCTTTTTGTTTTTTTCTTGAGGAGTTTTCGTGTGAGATTCAACTTTGGTGTTTGTTGCATGTGATTTGTTGCTGCATTTTCTTCTTTCCTTCATGTTCCCTCAATTTCTGTTCTGTTTCATGTGTGTGAGTTTTGTTGTTGTTGCGTGTGAGGTTTGCAATATTTCCGTCCATGGTAATTAAGTATGTTTTGGTTATGTGGTGACAAAAGTAAAGTTTGACTGAATTAATCTTGATAAAATTGATTTTGGTTGAAAGTGAATTGAACATTAAGTGATTTATGTTTGATACTTTCACAAAGAAATAGTAAGATTTTTATCCATTTATGTTTGGATAGTTTGGATTAGAATTGCTTTTGTGTATGTCTGCATTTCCATAAACTGGAGAATTGATTCTATGCAACCGCAGAAGCTAGAAATATTAGCTTCTAGGTATAATTGATTTTGGGACTGGAATCAATTTTGAAGTCAAAAGTCAAACATGGTCAAATCACATTTGACTAATCGAAAGGTGATTATAGGAAGTAGAAACTTGAAAGTAAACATAGTGTATGATTGGAGGTATAAAATAGATTTTAACATGTTTGGTGTTCTAAAAGGATAATTGATTTTTCCTTCATAATTGATTCTACTTTTGAATCAAAGCTATGATTTGTAACTTTTGAATCTAAATGTGATTTTTACACTGAAGTTTACTATTCAATTTCACTTTTGCAAGAATGCACCCAAACAAATAAGTTTATCTTTAACTCGCTTTTAAGCACAACCAGTTTTTCAGTatcaaaatcacttaaaatcaatttttgttCAACGCAGAAACCAAACACATTGAATTATCAATATAGTCCtcatgttagagatatagtataaaCTATAAAATCAATTTACCTTAATACTGAAATTATTTTATAAATTGTTTTGAGCATTCTGATTAATTTTTAAGTACTTGTATTTCAGCTTAAAGATGTTTGTTCCAGTGACAATTGTGGCACTTCTCATTCTTATTCCAGTCAATGTTTCAAGTGGAACATTGTTTTTCCTAAGAAGAGAATTGGTAGTGAGTGATATTGATAAACTTTCAATATCAAATGTTCCACCTAAATCTTTAAGGTATGAACAATTCACAACATTCCAAGTTCGTTCTTTCTAACTCTTCCTTTCGTGTTTATGTCTAACCGATGCAATTGTTTATTTCAGATTTTTTGTTCACATAGGATTGGAATACCTGTTCACAATATGGATTTGTTTTCTGCTCTACAAGGAGTATGATAATGTAGCGTTAATGAGATTGCATTTCCTGGCCTCACAACGCAGGCGCGTGGAGCAATTTACGGTAAGCTCCAAGTTCTAATTCAGCGTGGATTTTCCGCTTCTGGTTCGTTTGAAGCATCTTTCGAAATCCTCATGGTTCTCATTGTTGTTGCAGGTAGTTGTCAGGAATGTCCCTCATATGTCTGGTCACTCGGTATCGGATAGTGTGGACAGCTTCTTTCAAACAAACCACCCGGATCATTATATTGGACACCAGGTAATGAATTTTATAACGGTCTTGGTCGGTGAGGTTTGTTAAAAATAAACTAATCTTAAAGTACTTAGGAAGAGTAATACTATTTAGAGCTTTTGAAAAGGTAAGTTGTTTTCATCTTATTTTCATCAACGTTTGAAAATAGCTTTTAAAAAGAACTTATAGCTAATATGAGAAAAGTTTgactttatttattttatcttttgtCACAGAAATAACTTATACATAAGCACTTAATTTAAGTTAGTCatattcttattgtttaagtTCATTTTTCAGGCTGTCTACAATGCAAACAGATTTGCTAAATTTGTGAGAAGACGAGATAGACTTCAAAATTGGCTCGACTATTACCGCCTAAAGTTTCAAAAGCATCCTCATACGAGGCCAACGATCAAGGTATGTAATCGGTATGAGTACAACAAGTACATTATGTGACTTAAACAAGAATCTATTCGGACACAAGATCTGACGGTGTTATCGCTTTTCATTTTCTAGACCGGATGTTTAGGACTTTGGGGAAGGAAAGTTGATGCTATCGAGTACTATGAACAACATATTAAGGCACTCGATAAAAAGGTAAGTTGTTTTTGTTTCTATGTTTCGTGTTATTGTTTTCATTTTCACTTCAACTGATGAACATGAGAGAATATATATCTAATATGTTCTTGCGTAGATGACATTGGAGCGCCAGAAGATTATAAAAGATCCGAAATCTATTTTGCCTGTGGCTTTTCTTTCGTTCAATTCGCGTTGGGGAGCATCGGTATGCGCGCAGACCGTACAAAGCAAAAATCCTACACTCTGGTTGACTGATTGGGCTCCAGAGCCACACGACATATATTGGCGAAACCTGGCTATACCGTTTGTTTCTTTAACTATCCGGAAACTTATAATAACGTTGTTGGTGTTTGCGTTGGTGTTCTTCTACATGATTCCCATTGCTTTTGTGCAATCCCTTGCGAATTTGGATGGTCTTGAAAAAGTTGCCCCTTTCCTCACACCAGTAATAGAATTGTGAGTGAACTACAATGTGCTCTTGAAGTAAATAGACACGATTTTCCGATTCTATCGATGTTAGATTCTAGATTAAAAATTGTTTTTGCTTTTGGCAGGAAATTCATCAAGTCCTTTCTACAAGGTTTTCTTCCTGGTTTGGCCCTTAAAATATTTCTATACATTCTACCTTCAGTTCTGATGATTATGTCGAAAATCGAGGGATATATTGCGTTATCAACACTTGAGCGAAAAACAGCGGCAAAATATTATTACTTTATGCTAGTGAATGTTTTCTTGGGAAGCATAATTACTGGAACCGCATTCGAGCAACTGCATGCTTTTCTTCACCAGTCACCTACACAGTATGTTTTCTTGTTAATCTTTTCGTAGTTTTCTCGCTGCCTCTACGTGACCGATTTTATTGGATTTTATCGTTGATTATAGGATTCCTAGAACCATTGGAGTTTCGATTCCAATGAAGGCTACCTTCTTTATGACATACATAATGCTTGATGGCTGGGCTGGAATTGCCAGCGAGATTCTCAGATTAAAGCCATTGGTTATATATCATCTCAAAAACGTATTCTTAGTTAAAACCGAGAGAGATCGAGAAAAGGCGATGAACCCTGGGAGTGTGGACTATCCCGAAACTCTTCCAAGCCTTCAACTATATTTCCTTCTCGGTATTGTGTATGCTGTGATGACTCCAATCCTTCTACCTTTCATACTCATCTTCTTCGCCTTCGCATATTTAGTTTATCGTCATCAGGTACGTGCCCGCCTATAAAGTTTTTCTTCGAAAATCAAACAACGCCGCACCATAAATACAATTTCTTATAATGTTTGACTACGTAGATAATCAATGTCTACCATCAACAATACGAAAGTGCTGCTGCGTTCTGGCCACAAGTCCACAGCCGCATTATAGCAAGCTTACTGATATCGCAGCTTCTTCTGTTCGGCTTACTTAGCACGAAAAAAGCAGTTAAATCTACTCCTTTACTCGTGATGTTACCAATCTTGACATTCGCATTTCACAAGTACTGCCAGAGTCGTTTCGAGCCAGCGTTTAGGAAGTATCCCCTCGAGGTATGTTGCATGTTGCATGTTGCATGTTGCGTAAGACTAACACTACAAGTTTGAGAAATGCAATTATTTTGAAGTGATTATTCTCTTAATCTATTCAGGAAGCAATGGCAAAAGATTTGTTGGAGAAAACAACAGAACCTGACCTAAACATAAAAGCATATTTAGCAGATTCTTACTTGCATCCAATCTTAAGATCATTTGAAGAGATAGAAGAAGAATTGGTTGAACTTGAAAAAGTTGAAGTGAGAGTAGATAAAAACCAAACTCATCATGTTGCTGGTCAAATATTGAGTGAGTcaagttcatcttcatcttcaccACCACATCATATTCATCAACA includes these proteins:
- the LOC127119820 gene encoding CSC1-like protein At1g32090 isoform X1, which gives rise to MATLADIGVSAAINILSALAFLLAFALLRIQPINDRIYFPKWYITAGRTNPRTSANFVGKFVNLNFKTYLTFLNWMPQALRMTETEIINHAGLDSAVFLRIYALGLKMFVPVTIVALLILIPVNVSSGTLFFLRRELVVSDIDKLSISNVPPKSLRFFVHIGLEYLFTIWICFLLYKEYDNVALMRLHFLASQRRRVEQFTVVVRNVPHMSGHSVSDSVDSFFQTNHPDHYIGHQAVYNANRFAKFVRRRDRLQNWLDYYRLKFQKHPHTRPTIKTGCLGLWGRKVDAIEYYEQHIKALDKKMTLERQKIIKDPKSILPVAFLSFNSRWGASVCAQTVQSKNPTLWLTDWAPEPHDIYWRNLAIPFVSLTIRKLIITLLVFALVFFYMIPIAFVQSLANLDGLEKVAPFLTPVIELKFIKSFLQGFLPGLALKIFLYILPSVLMIMSKIEGYIALSTLERKTAAKYYYFMLVNVFLGSIITGTAFEQLHAFLHQSPTQIPRTIGVSIPMKATFFMTYIMLDGWAGIASEILRLKPLVIYHLKNVFLVKTERDREKAMNPGSVDYPETLPSLQLYFLLGIVYAVMTPILLPFILIFFAFAYLVYRHQIINVYHQQYESAAAFWPQVHSRIIASLLISQLLLFGLLSTKKAVKSTPLLVMLPILTFAFHKYCQSRFEPAFRKYPLEEAMAKDLLEKTTEPDLNIKAYLADSYLHPILRSFEEIEEELVELEKVEVRVDKNQTHHVAGQILSESSSSSSSPPHHIHQHQPSPHEYYYNPHSPHYNYQYQDQP
- the LOC127119820 gene encoding CSC1-like protein At1g32090 isoform X2, whose amino-acid sequence is MFVPVTIVALLILIPVNVSSGTLFFLRRELVVSDIDKLSISNVPPKSLRFFVHIGLEYLFTIWICFLLYKEYDNVALMRLHFLASQRRRVEQFTVVVRNVPHMSGHSVSDSVDSFFQTNHPDHYIGHQAVYNANRFAKFVRRRDRLQNWLDYYRLKFQKHPHTRPTIKTGCLGLWGRKVDAIEYYEQHIKALDKKMTLERQKIIKDPKSILPVAFLSFNSRWGASVCAQTVQSKNPTLWLTDWAPEPHDIYWRNLAIPFVSLTIRKLIITLLVFALVFFYMIPIAFVQSLANLDGLEKVAPFLTPVIELKFIKSFLQGFLPGLALKIFLYILPSVLMIMSKIEGYIALSTLERKTAAKYYYFMLVNVFLGSIITGTAFEQLHAFLHQSPTQIPRTIGVSIPMKATFFMTYIMLDGWAGIASEILRLKPLVIYHLKNVFLVKTERDREKAMNPGSVDYPETLPSLQLYFLLGIVYAVMTPILLPFILIFFAFAYLVYRHQIINVYHQQYESAAAFWPQVHSRIIASLLISQLLLFGLLSTKKAVKSTPLLVMLPILTFAFHKYCQSRFEPAFRKYPLEEAMAKDLLEKTTEPDLNIKAYLADSYLHPILRSFEEIEEELVELEKVEVRVDKNQTHHVAGQILSESSSSSSSPPHHIHQHQPSPHEYYYNPHSPHYNYQYQDQP